The following coding sequences are from one Brooklawnia cerclae window:
- a CDS encoding phospholipase D-like domain-containing protein, which translates to MPSTELASPRPHHAGQRFLAVWARVAITALALAAQIFVFAFVLLTGAESAPWVGTVSLLISLGVLVFILNSRMQIEYKLAWAIPIMLVPLVGGVFYLLFGSRTGTRRQLARYRALQDLAQIDQVSAPGRLLVLPGREGQEPREMPGGDELAPVVSVEPDAARQIAFLSNVGPFVPYEGTRTTYYPVGEEAFEAILEALERAERWIVCEYFIVSEGVMWRRTLDVLRRKAAEGVDVRFMYDDLGSIWNLPSGFVRDLTRAGIRVQPVNKFGPGLTLRYNNRDHRKILVVDGLVGFTGGINIADEYINQRERFGHWKDTTIRLAGPGAWGLAALFFTVWDLVTGEHTDLAALSPPEDEVAALASGSGIVVSYDDTPFDDVSLGWAAYRNLLGRADQRVDLMTPYLVPTNEMINVLASLASSGVRVRIITPGIPDKKYVYAVTRSNYRPLVEAGVEVYEYTPGFLHAKQMVVDGELAIIGTINFDFRSFYLHQENAVWMYRTEAIAAMSADFDATIAVSRRVTLAEVRAAPWWRRAIWLALRTFSPLM; encoded by the coding sequence ATGCCGTCGACCGAGCTGGCGAGCCCCCGCCCCCACCACGCGGGTCAGCGTTTTCTCGCTGTCTGGGCCAGGGTGGCGATCACGGCTCTGGCGCTCGCGGCACAGATCTTCGTCTTCGCCTTCGTCCTCCTGACCGGCGCCGAGTCGGCGCCCTGGGTGGGCACGGTGTCTCTCCTTATCAGCCTCGGTGTGCTGGTGTTCATCCTCAACTCCCGCATGCAGATCGAGTACAAGCTCGCCTGGGCCATCCCGATCATGCTGGTGCCGCTGGTGGGAGGGGTCTTCTACCTGCTCTTCGGCTCGCGCACGGGCACCCGCCGGCAGCTCGCCCGCTACCGGGCGCTGCAGGATCTCGCCCAGATCGACCAGGTGAGCGCACCCGGCAGGCTGCTGGTGCTGCCGGGGCGCGAGGGCCAGGAACCTCGCGAGATGCCCGGAGGCGACGAGCTCGCACCGGTCGTCAGCGTGGAGCCCGACGCGGCCAGGCAGATCGCCTTCCTGTCCAACGTAGGGCCTTTCGTGCCGTACGAGGGTACGCGGACGACCTACTATCCCGTGGGTGAGGAGGCGTTCGAGGCGATCTTGGAGGCGCTCGAGCGGGCCGAGCGGTGGATCGTCTGTGAGTATTTCATCGTCTCCGAGGGGGTCATGTGGCGCCGTACCCTCGACGTGCTCAGGCGCAAGGCCGCCGAGGGCGTCGACGTGCGGTTCATGTACGATGACCTCGGCTCGATCTGGAACCTGCCCTCCGGGTTCGTCCGCGATCTCACGAGGGCGGGCATCCGTGTCCAGCCGGTCAACAAGTTCGGGCCGGGCCTCACGTTGCGCTACAACAATCGTGACCACCGCAAGATCCTCGTCGTCGACGGCTTGGTGGGGTTCACCGGCGGCATCAACATCGCCGACGAGTACATCAATCAGCGTGAGCGGTTCGGGCACTGGAAGGACACGACGATCCGGCTCGCGGGCCCCGGCGCATGGGGGCTGGCCGCGTTGTTCTTCACCGTCTGGGACCTCGTGACCGGCGAGCACACCGACCTGGCGGCGCTGAGCCCGCCGGAGGACGAGGTCGCCGCGCTGGCGTCGGGCTCGGGCATCGTGGTCAGTTACGACGACACCCCGTTCGACGACGTCTCGCTCGGCTGGGCGGCCTACCGCAACCTGCTGGGCCGCGCCGACCAGCGGGTCGACCTGATGACCCCGTACCTCGTCCCCACCAACGAGATGATCAACGTGCTGGCGTCGCTGGCCTCGTCGGGGGTCAGGGTACGAATCATCACCCCGGGCATCCCCGACAAGAAGTACGTCTACGCCGTCACCAGGTCGAACTATCGTCCGCTGGTCGAGGCGGGCGTCGAGGTGTACGAGTACACGCCCGGATTCCTGCACGCCAAGCAGATGGTGGTGGACGGCGAACTCGCCATCATCGGGACGATCAACTTTGATTTCCGCAGTTTCTACCTGCACCAGGAGAACGCCGTGTGGATGTATCGTACGGAGGCGATCGCGGCGATGAGTGCAGACTTCGACGCGACGATCGCCGTCTCGCGTCGCGTCACTCTGGCCGAGGTACGGGCGGCCCCCTGGTGGCGCCGGGCGATCTGGTTGGCGTTGCGGACGTTCTCGCCGTTGATGTGA
- a CDS encoding NAD(P)-dependent alcohol dehydrogenase: MQTQAALVARKGAPYEIEDVDIAPLRPDEVLVEVAACGVCHTDDVVKHQLIPVPLPAVLGHEGSGTVLEVGAGVDDLRPGDHVCFSYGSCGRCPECLAARPFQCERFNAINFGGTMPDGTTRLSHGGGPVSSFFAQSAFARHAVVHRNGLVRLDPDVDLHLAAPLGCGIQTGAGAVLNRLRPTVGSSIAVFGCGTVGMSAIMAARLAGCAQIVAVGGNPASLELAEELGATATVNRHEHPDTAARVKQLTGGVHYAIDTSGVSSMVRSALASCRPGGTAVVLGATGDLTINVQAELMGDNKSLIGIVEGEAVPALFIPILLEYHRQGRFPFDRLIRFYSFDQINQAVDDSASGKVIKAVLTMC; this comes from the coding sequence ATGCAGACACAAGCAGCACTGGTCGCCCGGAAGGGTGCCCCCTACGAGATCGAAGACGTCGACATCGCTCCCCTGCGTCCGGACGAGGTGCTCGTGGAGGTGGCAGCCTGTGGCGTCTGTCACACCGACGACGTGGTGAAACACCAGCTCATACCCGTTCCGTTGCCGGCTGTGCTCGGCCATGAGGGCAGCGGCACCGTGCTCGAGGTCGGAGCCGGGGTCGACGACCTGCGGCCCGGCGATCACGTCTGCTTCTCGTACGGCTCGTGCGGACGCTGCCCCGAGTGCCTGGCGGCGCGACCGTTCCAGTGCGAGCGGTTCAACGCCATCAACTTCGGGGGCACGATGCCCGACGGGACGACCCGCCTGTCCCACGGGGGCGGGCCGGTCTCCAGCTTCTTCGCACAGTCGGCCTTCGCCCGCCACGCGGTGGTGCACCGCAACGGTCTGGTCCGGCTGGATCCTGACGTCGACCTCCATCTCGCCGCGCCATTGGGCTGCGGCATCCAGACCGGAGCCGGAGCCGTGCTGAACCGGCTGCGCCCGACCGTGGGCTCGTCCATCGCCGTGTTCGGCTGTGGCACCGTGGGCATGAGCGCCATCATGGCCGCGAGACTGGCCGGCTGCGCCCAGATCGTGGCCGTCGGTGGGAACCCCGCCAGTCTGGAACTCGCCGAGGAACTGGGGGCGACCGCGACGGTCAACCGTCACGAGCACCCCGACACCGCCGCGCGGGTCAAGCAACTGACCGGTGGCGTCCACTACGCCATCGACACCAGCGGCGTGTCCTCCATGGTCAGGAGCGCCCTGGCAAGTTGTCGTCCGGGAGGCACCGCCGTGGTTCTGGGTGCCACGGGCGACCTCACCATCAATGTCCAGGCCGAGCTCATGGGCGACAACAAGAGCCTCATCGGCATCGTCGAAGGTGAGGCCGTGCCCGCATTGTTCATACCGATCCTGCTCGAATACCACCGTCAGGGCCGATTCCCCTTCGACCGGCTGATCAGGTTCTACTCCTTCGACCAGATCAACCAGGCCGTGGACGACTCGGCCTCGGGCAAGGTGATCAAGGCCGTACTCACGATGTGCTGA
- a CDS encoding beta-phosphoglucomutase family hydrolase has translation MAWTNYRAALFDLDGVLTPTTDIHMRAWAQMFNDYLHARGTDDPYTDDDYFAYVDGRPRYEGVACFLSSRHINLPLGDSSDAPTAETIAGLGNRKNEYFNQVLARDGIAPYPGSLHLLHALRDLGLPMAVVSSSRNAEAVLGAAGIRDLFVTVVDGNVSRDLGLKGKPAPDTFLHAARILGVEPAQAVVLEDALSGVAAGHAGDFGLVVGVDRGAGADALRAAGADLVVEDCEELLP, from the coding sequence GTGGCCTGGACCAACTATCGCGCGGCGCTGTTCGACCTCGACGGCGTCCTCACCCCCACCACCGACATACACATGCGGGCGTGGGCGCAGATGTTCAACGACTATCTGCATGCCCGGGGGACGGACGATCCGTACACCGACGACGACTACTTCGCGTACGTCGACGGCAGGCCGCGCTACGAGGGCGTCGCCTGCTTCCTGTCGAGCAGGCACATCAACCTGCCTCTGGGCGACTCGTCGGACGCGCCCACGGCCGAGACGATCGCCGGGCTCGGCAACCGGAAGAACGAGTACTTCAACCAGGTGCTGGCACGCGACGGCATCGCGCCTTACCCGGGATCGTTGCACCTCCTGCACGCGCTCCGCGACCTCGGGCTGCCGATGGCAGTGGTGAGCTCGTCCCGCAACGCGGAGGCGGTGCTGGGCGCGGCCGGCATCCGCGACCTGTTCGTCACCGTGGTCGACGGCAACGTGAGCCGCGACCTGGGGTTGAAGGGCAAGCCCGCGCCCGACACATTCCTGCACGCGGCTCGCATACTGGGCGTCGAACCGGCGCAGGCCGTCGTGCTGGAGGATGCCTTGTCAGGTGTCGCAGCCGGGCACGCGGGAGACTTCGGGCTGGTCGTCGGGGTCGATCGCGGCGCCGGTGCCGATGCCTTGCGCGCGGCGGGGGCGGACCTCGTCGTCGAGGACTGTGAGGAACTGCTGCCGTGA
- a CDS encoding glycoside hydrolase family 65 protein codes for MIRERIEGDPLDDHRFPADPWRLIERYPRPDDLGKLETLFSVGNGYMGFRGNPEEGRDSYFTGTFINGFHETWDIRHAESAYGFAKTGQTMINAPSSTMLKLYVDDEPLLLSVADLQAYERSIDFREGILRRDLVWRTPAGKRVRVRSTRMVSFTERHLALMTFEVTLLDGNAPVAISSQIVNKEDYDEFAGQRTDKRGTADPRKNRSLDHRVLVPQMDWHSPRRMILGYRSANSGMTLAVGADHAITTDNVYEQLDDTTPDMGRKIYRISAQQGKPILITKAVAYHTSRGVPVRELSDRVRRTLDRVREAGFAHYHAEQQDYLADFWRRSDVEVGAEPRVQQAVRWCIFQLAQAAARADGSGVPAKGLTGDGYEGHYFWDTEVYMVPFLTLTSPEQARNALRFRSTHLAQARDRAREVSVKGALFPWRTINGEEASAYYAAGTAQYHIDADVAYAVGHYGAMTGDDEFMFGEGAWLLVESARMWADLGFWRVNAEAVFEIHGVTGPDEYTTVVNNNTYTNVMARWNLRLAARMVRLMRDRDPEAYNRLVHAVGLTDTEVSEWERCACGMRIPFDDRLGIHPQDDAFLLKELWDLENTPPESYPLLLHYHPLVIYRFQVLKQADVVLALFLRSGEFTSEQKRADFEYYDPITTGDSSLSAVMQAIIAAEVGHQQMALDYFYNGLYVDIGDTHQNTADGVHVASAAGTWRALVSGFGGLRDDGDVLSFDPRLPIRWHHLRFPLTYRGSRIRVFLTHRHIRFRLESGEPVIVRVRGTEYTIGDETVEVELENQGVYLPPLASSHPVVGGRRADGTLITAEVPEVPDQDARTEQITAV; via the coding sequence GTGATCAGGGAGAGGATCGAGGGGGACCCGCTGGACGACCACCGTTTTCCGGCGGATCCGTGGCGATTGATCGAGCGATACCCACGCCCGGACGACCTGGGCAAGCTGGAGACGCTGTTCTCTGTGGGCAACGGCTACATGGGCTTCCGGGGCAACCCCGAGGAGGGCCGTGACTCCTACTTCACCGGCACCTTCATCAACGGGTTCCACGAGACCTGGGACATCCGCCACGCCGAGAGCGCGTACGGCTTCGCCAAGACCGGGCAGACGATGATCAACGCGCCGTCGTCCACCATGTTGAAGCTGTACGTGGACGACGAGCCGCTGCTGCTGAGCGTCGCCGACCTCCAGGCATACGAGAGGTCGATCGACTTCCGTGAGGGCATCCTGCGGCGCGACCTGGTCTGGCGTACCCCCGCGGGCAAGCGGGTGCGCGTCCGCTCGACGCGCATGGTGAGCTTCACCGAACGGCACCTGGCACTCATGACCTTCGAAGTGACGTTGCTCGACGGCAACGCGCCGGTGGCGATCTCGTCCCAGATCGTCAACAAGGAGGACTACGACGAGTTCGCCGGGCAGCGGACCGACAAGCGCGGCACCGCCGACCCGCGCAAGAACCGGTCGCTCGACCACCGTGTGCTGGTGCCGCAGATGGACTGGCACAGCCCGCGGCGGATGATCCTCGGGTATCGGTCGGCCAACTCCGGCATGACGCTCGCCGTGGGCGCCGACCACGCGATCACGACCGACAACGTCTACGAGCAACTGGACGACACCACCCCCGACATGGGGCGGAAGATCTATCGCATCTCGGCGCAGCAGGGCAAGCCGATCCTCATCACGAAGGCCGTCGCCTATCACACCTCGCGGGGCGTGCCCGTGCGCGAGCTCAGCGACCGCGTCCGCCGCACCCTCGACCGGGTGCGGGAGGCGGGCTTCGCCCACTACCACGCCGAGCAGCAGGACTACCTCGCCGACTTCTGGCGGCGCAGCGACGTCGAGGTCGGAGCCGAGCCGCGCGTCCAGCAGGCCGTGCGCTGGTGCATCTTCCAACTCGCCCAGGCGGCGGCCCGTGCCGACGGCTCCGGTGTGCCCGCGAAGGGGCTCACCGGTGACGGCTACGAGGGTCACTACTTCTGGGACACCGAGGTGTACATGGTGCCCTTCCTGACCCTCACCAGCCCTGAACAGGCCCGCAACGCGCTGCGGTTCCGTTCGACGCACCTGGCGCAGGCCCGCGACCGGGCGCGCGAGGTGTCGGTGAAGGGTGCGCTCTTCCCGTGGCGGACGATCAACGGCGAGGAGGCGTCCGCGTACTACGCCGCGGGCACCGCGCAGTACCACATCGACGCCGACGTCGCCTACGCCGTGGGGCACTACGGGGCCATGACCGGCGACGACGAATTCATGTTCGGTGAGGGGGCCTGGCTGCTCGTCGAGAGCGCCCGGATGTGGGCCGATCTCGGGTTCTGGCGGGTCAACGCCGAGGCCGTGTTCGAGATCCACGGGGTGACCGGCCCGGACGAGTACACCACCGTGGTGAACAACAACACCTACACCAACGTCATGGCCCGCTGGAACCTGCGGCTGGCCGCACGGATGGTCCGGCTCATGCGCGACCGGGATCCGGAGGCCTACAACCGCCTCGTCCACGCCGTGGGGCTGACCGACACCGAGGTGTCGGAGTGGGAGCGCTGCGCCTGCGGCATGAGGATCCCCTTCGACGACCGCCTGGGCATCCACCCGCAGGACGACGCCTTCCTGCTGAAGGAACTGTGGGATCTGGAGAACACCCCGCCCGAGAGCTACCCGCTGCTGTTGCACTATCACCCGCTGGTCATCTACCGGTTCCAGGTGCTGAAGCAGGCCGATGTTGTGCTGGCCCTGTTCCTGCGCAGCGGTGAGTTCACCAGCGAGCAGAAGCGTGCCGATTTCGAGTACTACGACCCGATCACCACCGGGGACTCGAGCCTCAGCGCGGTCATGCAGGCGATCATCGCGGCGGAGGTCGGCCACCAGCAGATGGCACTCGACTACTTCTACAACGGGCTGTACGTCGACATCGGCGACACACACCAGAACACCGCGGACGGCGTCCACGTGGCGTCCGCAGCCGGCACCTGGCGCGCTCTGGTGAGCGGTTTCGGTGGTCTGCGGGACGACGGCGACGTGCTCAGCTTCGACCCGAGGCTGCCGATCAGGTGGCATCACCTGCGGTTCCCGCTGACGTATCGCGGCAGCCGCATCCGGGTCTTCCTGACGCATCGGCACATTCGTTTCCGCCTCGAGTCCGGCGAGCCCGTGATCGTGCGCGTGCGCGGCACCGAGTACACGATCGGTGACGAGACGGTCGAGGTGGAACTCGAGAACCAGGGGGTCTACCTGCCCCCGCTGGCCAGTTCCCACCCGGTGGTCGGGGGGCGCCGTGCCGACGGGACGCTCATCACCGCCGAGGTGCCGGAGGTTCCCGACCAGGACGCTCGCACCGAGCAGATCACGGCCGTCTGA
- a CDS encoding A/G-specific adenine glycosylase: MHADRQAAIASVTGWFAVNTRDLPWRHSTPWGVLVSEFMLQQTPVSRVLDVWAYWLGRWPNPAALAAEPSSAAVAAWGRLGYPRRALRLHAAATAIVGEHGGEVPRDHDALLGLPGVGAYTAAAVASFAFGDAYPVLDTNVRRVLARLESGTQFPPPHPSAAERVRATEWTTQAGPRAALWAAAVMELGALVCTSRRPDCGACPVAESCAWHAAGHPPGRTRPRAQAWAGTNRQCRGVLLDVVRRSPDGVDVTHLLAAWDDRDQAVTALDGLVADGLVALDGHLVRL; this comes from the coding sequence ATGCACGCCGACCGCCAAGCCGCCATCGCGTCGGTGACCGGTTGGTTCGCCGTCAACACCCGCGACCTACCCTGGCGGCACAGCACGCCGTGGGGCGTTCTGGTGAGCGAGTTCATGCTGCAGCAGACTCCGGTCTCCCGCGTCCTGGACGTCTGGGCGTACTGGCTGGGCCGATGGCCGAACCCTGCCGCATTGGCGGCCGAGCCGTCGTCCGCCGCCGTCGCCGCGTGGGGACGCCTGGGCTACCCGCGGCGCGCCCTCCGGCTGCACGCCGCGGCCACGGCGATCGTCGGCGAGCACGGCGGTGAGGTGCCGCGCGACCATGACGCCCTGCTGGGGCTGCCCGGCGTCGGTGCGTACACGGCCGCGGCCGTGGCCAGCTTCGCGTTCGGCGATGCCTACCCCGTGCTGGACACGAACGTGCGCCGCGTGCTGGCGCGGCTGGAGTCGGGGACGCAGTTCCCGCCGCCGCATCCGTCAGCCGCCGAGCGCGTCCGGGCCACGGAATGGACGACTCAGGCCGGCCCGCGCGCCGCACTCTGGGCCGCCGCCGTCATGGAACTGGGCGCGCTGGTGTGCACGAGCCGCCGTCCCGATTGTGGCGCGTGCCCGGTGGCGGAATCGTGCGCCTGGCACGCAGCCGGCCATCCCCCCGGCCGGACGCGACCGCGCGCGCAGGCATGGGCCGGGACGAACCGGCAATGCCGCGGCGTCCTGCTCGACGTCGTCCGCCGGTCGCCCGATGGCGTCGACGTGACGCACCTGCTGGCGGCCTGGGACGACCGCGACCAGGCTGTCACCGCGCTCGACGGGCTCGTGGCCGACGGCCTGGTGGCACTCGACGGGCATCTCGTGCGGCTGTGA
- the disA gene encoding DNA integrity scanning diadenylate cyclase DisA, whose translation MSKQRVLGHDEERYRRYRAQLAPGTPLREGLERIRAGHTGALVVLGTNKVVEQISTGGFIVDTDFTATALRELAKMDGGIVVSTDLGTIISAGVHFTPSGELPTIETGTRHRTADRIALQSNIPVVTVSASMSTIALFMSGLRYPIESSEQIFVRAEQALAALSRYRDRLDAVTRELSGLEINRLVTVGDLVKAVQPLAMVRRLDEELQGYVEALGVDGRLLQLQLFELTSGIDQLATLLEIDYRPDDRSDFNLDVLRHLPTGDLLDLQTVATAIGLPGDLDHHLESRGYRLVSQTAQMGTAMAGTLLDHFGSLQAMFGASRDDLASVPGVDKAQALAIRDGLARLSEQIGR comes from the coding sequence GTGAGCAAACAACGCGTCCTGGGCCACGACGAGGAACGATACCGTCGCTACCGCGCGCAGCTCGCTCCCGGGACCCCCCTTCGGGAGGGTCTGGAGCGCATCCGTGCCGGGCACACGGGCGCACTGGTCGTCCTCGGGACGAACAAGGTGGTCGAGCAGATCTCGACCGGTGGGTTCATCGTCGACACCGACTTCACCGCCACGGCCCTGCGCGAGTTAGCCAAGATGGACGGCGGGATAGTCGTCAGCACCGACCTCGGGACGATCATCTCGGCCGGGGTCCATTTCACCCCGTCGGGTGAGTTGCCGACGATCGAGACCGGCACCCGGCACCGCACCGCTGATCGCATCGCCCTGCAGAGCAACATCCCGGTGGTCACGGTGTCGGCATCCATGTCGACGATCGCCCTGTTCATGTCGGGGTTGCGCTACCCCATCGAGTCGTCGGAGCAGATCTTCGTGCGCGCCGAGCAGGCCCTGGCGGCTCTGTCGCGTTACCGCGATCGCCTCGACGCCGTCACGCGCGAGCTCTCGGGCCTCGAGATCAACCGGCTCGTCACCGTGGGCGACCTGGTCAAGGCCGTGCAGCCGTTGGCGATGGTCCGCCGGCTGGACGAGGAACTGCAGGGCTACGTGGAGGCTCTGGGCGTCGACGGACGGCTGCTGCAACTGCAACTGTTCGAGCTGACGTCGGGGATCGACCAGCTCGCCACACTGCTGGAGATCGACTACCGACCGGACGACCGCTCGGACTTCAACCTCGACGTGCTGCGCCATCTGCCCACCGGCGACCTGCTCGACCTCCAGACCGTCGCGACGGCCATCGGGCTACCCGGCGACCTCGATCATCACCTCGAGAGCCGCGGGTACCGGCTGGTGTCGCAGACCGCGCAGATGGGCACCGCGATGGCAGGGACGCTGCTCGATCATTTCGGGTCGCTGCAGGCGATGTTCGGCGCCTCGCGCGATGATCTGGCCTCGGTGCCGGGTGTGGACAAGGCGCAGGCCCTCGCGATCCGCGACGGCCTCGCAAGGTTGTCCGAGCAGATCGGACGCTGA
- the radA gene encoding DNA repair protein RadA, protein MATKIDAYQCTECGWTTNRWVGRCGECQTWGSVAERGAPKLRSVSVSAPTERAVPIAQVDVHEADRRLTGIGELDRVLGGGLVPGAVVLLAGEPGVGKSTLLLEVASRWARGGQTTLYVTGEESAAQVRLRAGRTRALADQLYLAAETDLGTLLGHVEQVDPSLLVVDSVQTIGTADADGSPGGVSQVREVTAALVRVAKRRGMAVVIVGHVTKEGSIAGPRLLEHLVDVVLAFEGDRHSGFRMVRATKNRFGPSDEVGCFEMGDAGIVEVPDPSGLFTSQASEPIPGTCVTVTMEGTRPMLAEVQALVAAVPNETPPRRVTHGVDGSRVAMILAVLQRKAHFPLSRRDVYVSTVGGARIGDPAADLAMAIAVASATVDANYHKRVIALGEVGLAGDLRRVPGLERRVGEAARLGFELAVVPANNRDPHSRLPDMHGLKVVEVATIAEAIGALGLSRAGRSDPDAR, encoded by the coding sequence GTGGCCACGAAGATCGACGCGTATCAGTGCACCGAATGCGGGTGGACGACCAACCGCTGGGTAGGACGCTGCGGCGAGTGCCAGACATGGGGCAGTGTCGCGGAACGGGGTGCGCCCAAGCTCCGGTCGGTCAGCGTCTCGGCACCCACCGAGCGTGCCGTGCCGATCGCCCAGGTGGACGTTCACGAGGCCGATCGCCGGCTGACCGGCATCGGCGAGCTCGACCGGGTGCTCGGCGGTGGGCTGGTGCCGGGGGCCGTCGTCCTGCTCGCCGGTGAGCCGGGGGTGGGCAAGTCGACTCTCCTGCTCGAGGTGGCGTCCCGCTGGGCACGAGGCGGCCAGACGACCCTGTACGTGACCGGCGAGGAATCCGCCGCCCAGGTGCGCCTGCGAGCCGGGCGGACGCGCGCTCTGGCCGATCAGCTCTACCTCGCCGCCGAGACCGATCTGGGCACTCTGCTGGGGCACGTGGAGCAGGTCGACCCGAGCCTGCTCGTCGTCGACTCCGTGCAGACGATCGGCACCGCCGACGCCGACGGCTCCCCCGGCGGTGTCAGCCAGGTGCGTGAGGTCACCGCGGCGCTCGTCCGGGTGGCCAAGCGCCGCGGGATGGCGGTGGTCATCGTGGGCCACGTGACCAAGGAGGGCTCCATCGCGGGGCCACGTCTGCTGGAACATCTGGTCGACGTCGTGCTGGCGTTCGAGGGCGACCGGCATTCGGGGTTCCGTATGGTGCGGGCGACCAAGAACCGGTTCGGCCCCTCGGACGAGGTCGGCTGCTTCGAGATGGGCGATGCCGGCATCGTCGAGGTGCCCGATCCCTCGGGCCTGTTCACCAGCCAGGCGAGCGAGCCCATCCCCGGCACGTGCGTCACCGTGACGATGGAGGGCACCCGTCCGATGCTGGCCGAGGTGCAGGCTCTGGTCGCGGCCGTTCCCAACGAGACACCGCCGCGCCGCGTGACCCACGGCGTCGACGGCTCCAGGGTGGCGATGATCCTGGCCGTCTTGCAGCGCAAAGCACATTTTCCCTTGTCGCGGCGAGATGTCTATGTGTCGACCGTCGGCGGGGCCCGTATCGGAGACCCGGCTGCCGACCTGGCCATGGCCATCGCGGTCGCCTCGGCGACGGTGGACGCGAACTACCACAAGCGCGTCATCGCGCTCGGCGAGGTGGGTCTCGCCGGAGACCTGCGACGCGTCCCCGGGCTGGAACGGCGGGTGGGCGAGGCCGCACGGCTGGGGTTCGAACTGGCTGTCGTCCCCGCCAACAACCGCGACCCGCACAGCCGGCTCCCCGACATGCACGGCCTGAAGGTGGTCGAGGTCGCCACCATCGCCGAGGCCATCGGGGCACTCGGCCTCAGCAGGGCCGGACGCAGTGACCCGGATGCCCGATGA
- a CDS encoding VOC family protein produces the protein MHVSHLTFVAGPKGLPSAVDGLSAALGRKFKDGGYHPRFGTRNNILPLAEGRYLEAVEVLDHLAADKAVYGQAVRARQENGGGWLGWVISVDDLAPYETRLGRKAVPGSRQFPDGRRLEWEQIGITGLITDPQLPYFLKWESPADVLPSALAGDVRIDTIEIGGSRDRVEDWIGSPIGETFDGITIAFSTPNGHPGVDAVTFDVPGIGMVRI, from the coding sequence ATGCACGTCAGCCACCTGACCTTCGTCGCCGGACCCAAGGGCCTTCCCTCCGCCGTGGACGGGCTCAGCGCGGCGCTCGGACGCAAGTTCAAAGATGGTGGGTACCACCCCAGATTCGGTACCCGCAACAACATCCTGCCGCTCGCCGAGGGACGCTACCTCGAGGCGGTCGAGGTACTCGATCATCTGGCGGCTGACAAGGCCGTCTATGGCCAGGCCGTGCGTGCCCGCCAGGAGAACGGCGGCGGGTGGCTGGGCTGGGTGATCTCGGTCGACGACCTGGCCCCCTACGAGACGCGCCTGGGCCGCAAGGCCGTGCCCGGATCGCGTCAGTTCCCCGACGGACGCCGTCTCGAGTGGGAGCAGATCGGCATCACCGGGCTCATCACCGACCCGCAGCTGCCCTACTTCCTCAAGTGGGAGTCGCCCGCCGACGTCCTGCCGTCGGCACTGGCTGGCGATGTGCGTATCGACACCATCGAGATCGGCGGATCGCGCGACCGCGTGGAGGACTGGATCGGGTCGCCCATCGGCGAGACGTTCGACGGCATCACGATCGCGTTCAGCACACCCAATGGTCACCCCGGTGTCGACGCCGTCACCTTCGACGTGCCCGGCATCGGCATGGTGCGCATCTGA
- a CDS encoding sugar phosphate isomerase/epimerase family protein: MQPDRRADSPDGDARGVPRPRPRSLVGLGTSTVYPETTASAFELAAELGYDGVELMVGIDPPSTDIDYVHKLQDYHQVAVLSVHSPCLVITQNVWSPDPWQRLRMSCHAAVTLGADLVVVHPPFRWQREYARTFVAGVRELAAETGVTIAVENMYPWRGPGASLQAYLPGWDPTDQDFDDLTLDLSHAATARVRALDYVDAWGPRLRHVHLTDGLGSVKDEHLFPGQGAQDAWEVVRTLAAHGFTGHVIHEINTRRLTRDERELQLGECLAETRHQLAAGRLEAAKAGRRR; encoded by the coding sequence GTGCAGCCAGATCGTCGCGCCGACAGTCCGGACGGTGACGCCCGGGGCGTCCCGCGCCCGCGTCCCCGCTCGCTGGTCGGCCTGGGAACCTCGACGGTCTACCCGGAGACGACGGCGAGTGCCTTCGAGCTCGCCGCGGAGCTCGGCTACGACGGCGTCGAGTTGATGGTGGGCATCGATCCCCCGAGCACCGACATCGACTACGTACACAAGTTGCAGGACTACCACCAGGTGGCCGTCCTGAGCGTCCACAGCCCCTGCCTGGTGATCACACAGAACGTCTGGAGCCCCGACCCCTGGCAACGGCTGCGCATGTCGTGCCATGCGGCGGTCACCCTCGGGGCAGACCTGGTCGTCGTCCACCCGCCGTTCCGCTGGCAGCGCGAGTACGCGCGCACCTTCGTCGCCGGCGTGCGGGAACTGGCCGCCGAGACCGGTGTGACCATCGCGGTCGAGAACATGTATCCGTGGCGTGGCCCCGGTGCGAGCCTGCAGGCATATCTGCCCGGCTGGGATCCCACCGATCAGGATTTCGACGACCTCACCCTCGATCTGTCCCACGCGGCGACCGCGCGCGTCCGCGCCCTCGACTACGTCGACGCCTGGGGCCCGAGGTTGCGTCACGTGCACCTCACCGATGGGCTGGGGTCGGTCAAGGACGAGCACCTCTTCCCCGGTCAGGGCGCGCAGGACGCCTGGGAGGTCGTCCGGACGCTGGCCGCGCACGGGTTCACCGGGCACGTCATCCATGAGATCAACACTCGACGGCTCACCCGGGACGAACGCGAGCTCCAACTCGGGGAGTGCCTGGCCGAGACCCGGCATCAGCTGGCGGCCGGCCGGCTCGAGGCCGCGAAGGCGGGGCGGAGGAGATGA